The proteins below are encoded in one region of Akkermansiaceae bacterium:
- a CDS encoding DUF1553 domain-containing protein: MVINCSTSRAASGARSGAAPKRVSLTGIMSASMAACMLFVSCGKNESGPGDRDDTPKHSGDKPKAAAAPGSVQLPDKVTFNAHIQPVLSEKCYHCHGPDSGTREPKKAPLRIDREQFAFEKRENGKPVIVRGKPAESLLVELLKSEDRDTVMPPPESHKTMSAHEIALVEKWIAQGAEYEEHWAFIAPSKPVVPVTRTKELEHWATNPIDQFTLAKMEENGLEPNPEQAPRRLLRRIYFDITGLPPTPEATEAFVTAHAANPTKAVNDVLDHLFKSPAYGEQQGRLWLDAARYADTHGIHIDNYREIWPYRDWVVDAFNRNMPFDQFTIEQLGGDLLPNPSLDQKVATGFNRCLPTTGEGGSIAEEVNAMYATDRVNTTFGVWQGLTVGCAECHDHKFDPVSQKEFYQISAYFRNTTMAALDRNDGRHPPSIYVAPRGARSRMDAITREVETLQKTLAARKKEQDAAREADYQAWLTQLVKNKPPGVDQPVPGQEVYLPLVNPANDLLTGTANGQPVSLHAAVKTLPGVFGHALQIGDRPSVEIGDFGNFKNNPGFSYGGFIYVDGTPNGAVLARMDPADKHRGWDLWLQSGHVAAHVIEQWPTQAVKAFTQSPLAPRQWHHVMVVYDPSRKKDSLTVYLNGKPAPLTYSHNHPGQNIQTRVPLRLGSRAGNDSLLRGVVAAQDLRVVSRPLKEKEVQDLAYQCLVTALHHSPESKLPRTALRHQFDARFPAKPLTGQSRIAELTREREALAKRGSYSLIMEEKPKSQAFAHILERGNYASKGEKVFPGVPSVLSGKDTKVPPNRLGLAQWLVNPENPLTARVTVNRYWHYMFGRGIVETTEDFGIMGSRPSHPQLLDWLATEFVESGWDVQHMLRLMVTSSTYRQSAVLTDDKKQTDPKNILFARSSRFRLHGEQLRDLVLSASGLLVDELGGPPVKPYQPDGIWSAVAMKESNTRNYQRDTGEKLYRRSIYTIWKRTAPHPSMELLNAPPRETFCVRRELTNTPLAALVTMNDVQFVEAVRVLATKAIKATADDAGRLDYITLRLMSRELDTGEKAIAADTLGHAREKFKATPEEAAKLVAVGDSPVDPSIPPAELAAWTLIASQILNLDETLTH; this comes from the coding sequence ATGGTAATCAATTGTTCAACATCCCGTGCAGCATCCGGTGCAAGATCCGGTGCCGCACCGAAGCGTGTCTCTTTGACCGGTATCATGTCGGCCTCCATGGCTGCCTGTATGCTTTTTGTTTCCTGTGGTAAAAATGAGAGTGGGCCAGGGGATCGGGACGACACTCCCAAGCACTCTGGAGATAAACCCAAGGCCGCGGCCGCTCCAGGCAGTGTGCAGCTGCCCGACAAGGTGACGTTCAATGCCCACATCCAGCCTGTTCTGTCGGAAAAATGCTACCACTGCCATGGCCCGGACTCCGGCACGCGCGAACCTAAAAAGGCACCGCTGCGCATCGACCGCGAACAGTTTGCTTTTGAGAAACGGGAAAACGGCAAGCCGGTCATCGTCCGGGGCAAACCCGCCGAGTCCCTGCTGGTCGAGCTGCTCAAGTCGGAGGACAGGGACACCGTCATGCCTCCGCCCGAGAGTCATAAAACGATGTCGGCCCACGAAATCGCCCTGGTCGAAAAATGGATCGCGCAAGGTGCCGAATACGAGGAGCACTGGGCATTCATCGCTCCCAGTAAGCCCGTGGTGCCGGTAACGCGCACCAAGGAGCTGGAGCACTGGGCGACCAATCCGATCGATCAGTTCACGCTGGCGAAGATGGAGGAGAACGGGCTCGAACCCAACCCGGAACAGGCACCCCGCCGGCTGCTGCGCCGGATCTATTTTGATATCACAGGCCTGCCACCCACCCCCGAGGCTACGGAGGCATTTGTCACCGCCCATGCCGCCAATCCGACGAAAGCCGTAAACGATGTCCTGGACCACCTCTTTAAATCCCCGGCCTACGGTGAACAACAGGGCCGGCTTTGGCTCGATGCCGCGCGCTACGCCGATACCCACGGCATCCACATCGACAATTACCGCGAAATATGGCCCTACCGCGACTGGGTGGTTGACGCCTTCAACCGGAACATGCCCTTCGACCAATTCACCATCGAGCAGCTCGGCGGCGATTTGCTTCCGAATCCAAGTCTCGACCAGAAAGTGGCCACCGGCTTCAACCGCTGTTTGCCGACCACCGGGGAAGGCGGGTCGATCGCCGAGGAGGTCAACGCCATGTATGCCACCGACAGGGTGAATACAACCTTCGGCGTGTGGCAGGGCTTGACCGTTGGGTGCGCGGAATGCCACGACCATAAATTCGACCCGGTGTCGCAGAAGGAGTTCTATCAGATCTCAGCGTATTTCCGTAATACCACCATGGCCGCACTGGATCGCAACGATGGCCGCCATCCTCCAAGCATCTACGTGGCGCCGCGTGGTGCCCGTTCCCGGATGGATGCCATCACCCGGGAAGTCGAGACACTCCAGAAAACGCTCGCGGCCAGGAAGAAGGAGCAGGACGCTGCCCGTGAGGCCGACTACCAGGCCTGGCTCACCCAGTTGGTGAAGAACAAGCCACCGGGTGTTGACCAGCCGGTCCCGGGCCAGGAAGTTTACCTGCCGCTGGTGAATCCTGCGAATGACCTCCTCACCGGAACAGCCAACGGTCAGCCGGTCTCGCTTCATGCTGCTGTAAAAACACTGCCTGGCGTGTTCGGCCACGCTCTGCAGATCGGGGACCGCCCCAGTGTGGAAATCGGGGATTTCGGGAACTTCAAAAACAACCCGGGCTTTTCCTACGGAGGCTTTATCTATGTCGATGGAACTCCCAACGGCGCGGTCCTTGCCCGCATGGACCCCGCCGACAAGCACCGGGGGTGGGATCTATGGCTCCAAAGCGGACACGTGGCAGCCCATGTGATTGAGCAATGGCCCACCCAGGCTGTTAAAGCGTTTACCCAATCGCCCCTGGCACCCAGGCAATGGCATCACGTCATGGTGGTGTATGACCCCTCCAGAAAGAAGGACAGTCTGACGGTGTATCTCAACGGCAAGCCGGCACCCCTGACCTATTCCCACAATCATCCGGGTCAGAATATCCAGACCCGCGTGCCCCTGCGCCTGGGAAGCCGCGCCGGGAACGATTCACTGCTCCGCGGGGTGGTGGCCGCCCAGGACCTCAGGGTGGTCAGCCGCCCCCTGAAGGAGAAGGAAGTGCAGGATCTGGCATACCAATGCTTGGTAACGGCCCTGCATCACTCGCCCGAAAGCAAGCTGCCACGCACGGCCTTGCGCCACCAGTTTGACGCCCGTTTCCCGGCCAAGCCGTTGACCGGACAATCGCGGATCGCGGAACTGACCAGGGAAAGGGAGGCTCTGGCCAAACGCGGCTCCTATTCATTGATCATGGAGGAAAAGCCGAAAAGCCAGGCGTTTGCCCACATTCTCGAGCGTGGCAATTATGCCTCCAAAGGGGAGAAGGTGTTTCCCGGGGTGCCCTCTGTGCTTTCGGGCAAAGACACGAAGGTGCCCCCGAACCGCCTCGGCCTCGCCCAGTGGCTGGTGAATCCGGAAAACCCCTTGACCGCCCGGGTCACCGTCAACCGCTACTGGCACTACATGTTCGGCAGGGGTATTGTTGAAACCACCGAGGACTTTGGCATCATGGGGAGCCGTCCCAGTCACCCGCAACTACTCGATTGGTTGGCCACCGAGTTTGTGGAAAGCGGCTGGGATGTGCAACACATGCTGCGCCTGATGGTTACCTCATCGACCTATCGCCAGTCGGCGGTTCTCACCGACGATAAAAAGCAGACCGACCCGAAAAACATCCTCTTCGCACGCTCGTCCCGTTTCCGCCTCCACGGCGAGCAACTGCGGGACCTGGTGCTCAGTGCCTCCGGCTTGTTGGTCGATGAACTCGGTGGCCCCCCTGTCAAACCATACCAGCCGGACGGGATCTGGTCGGCTGTGGCCATGAAGGAATCCAATACCCGTAACTACCAACGTGATACCGGGGAGAAGCTCTACCGCCGGTCGATCTACACCATCTGGAAACGCACCGCTCCGCATCCATCGATGGAGTTGCTCAACGCGCCCCCGCGCGAGACCTTCTGTGTGCGCCGGGAGTTGACCAACACGCCGCTCGCCGCCCTGGTCACCATGAACGATGTGCAGTTTGTCGAGGCGGTCAGGGTATTGGCGACCAAGGCGATCAAGGCAACGGCCGATGATGCCGGACGTCTCGACTACATCACCCTGCGCCTGATGTCCCGGGAGCTGGACACCGGGGAAAAGGCGATCGCTGCCGATACCCTGGGACATGCCCGGGAAAAATTCAAAGCGACCCCGGAGGAGGCGGCCAAGCTGGTTGCCGTGGGCGATAGTCCGGTGGACCCGTCCATCCCACCCGCCGAACTCGCAGCCTGGACCTTGATCGCGTCCCAGATTCTCAACCTCGACGAAACCCTCACCCATTAA
- a CDS encoding DNA cytosine methyltransferase → MQNKQGPIPIIDLFAGPGGLGEGFSSVLGKNNEPVFKINLSIEKDPVAHKTLTLRAFYRQFPKDRAPVEYYEYLRGNIERAELFAAFPKQAKEAREEARCMTLGKDDVSSRVGEKLKGRKDWVLIGGPPCQAYSLVGRSRMSGAGARKEGESKARYKQRAAAKQSQFQEDHRHLLYREYLRIIADHSPAVFVMENVKGILSAKLKGEKIFPQITSDLQFPNKALGRKVKSTGYTIHSFVAESDDLNGGALNNTDYLIRSEKYGIPQARHRVILLGIRNDLGVREIGKLQPKPQVSVGEAIGDLPPLTPGLTREKGLKPVDALLKLLEADWWLEFENNERTSQLAKFMRKQLIGSKGVRHRESRGGPFVEWHKHALFDWYKDKKLQGVCNHETRGHIREDLWRYFFCACFARKEGRAPHLRDFPEGLLPKHMNVEEAVNGSKFGDRFRVQLEDEPSTTVVSHISKDGHYYIHYDPRQYRSLTVREAARLQTFPDNYFFEGPRTQQYHQVGNAVPPLLAAKIAETVRGLLEGE, encoded by the coding sequence ATGCAAAATAAACAGGGGCCGATCCCTATCATTGATTTATTTGCTGGACCTGGCGGGCTGGGAGAAGGTTTTTCCAGCGTTCTCGGAAAGAATAACGAACCCGTTTTCAAAATTAACCTTTCTATCGAAAAGGATCCAGTAGCACACAAAACACTGACGCTGCGTGCCTTTTACAGGCAGTTCCCTAAGGATAGAGCCCCTGTTGAATACTACGAGTATCTACGAGGCAACATAGAACGCGCTGAGTTGTTTGCGGCATTCCCAAAACAAGCCAAAGAGGCACGCGAAGAGGCAAGATGCATGACTTTAGGTAAAGACGATGTTTCTTCCCGTGTCGGAGAAAAACTAAAGGGCCGTAAAGATTGGGTTTTAATCGGAGGACCTCCCTGCCAAGCATATTCGCTTGTGGGTAGGTCCAGAATGTCCGGGGCAGGCGCAAGAAAAGAGGGCGAGTCAAAGGCGCGCTACAAGCAACGAGCAGCCGCGAAGCAGTCTCAGTTCCAAGAAGATCATAGACACCTATTATATCGGGAGTATTTGCGGATTATCGCCGACCATTCACCTGCGGTCTTCGTGATGGAGAATGTGAAAGGTATTCTTTCGGCTAAACTGAAGGGTGAGAAAATCTTCCCTCAAATAACGTCTGATCTCCAATTTCCAAATAAGGCACTTGGAAGAAAAGTTAAAAGCACGGGATACACAATTCATTCTTTTGTAGCTGAATCTGACGACTTAAACGGAGGGGCGCTCAATAATACCGACTATCTCATACGCTCAGAAAAATATGGAATACCGCAAGCGAGGCACCGCGTAATCTTACTCGGGATTCGTAATGATCTTGGTGTCAGAGAAATTGGCAAGCTGCAGCCAAAGCCCCAAGTGTCTGTTGGAGAGGCGATTGGAGACCTTCCTCCATTAACGCCGGGGTTGACTCGGGAGAAGGGCCTAAAGCCTGTTGATGCGCTATTGAAATTATTGGAGGCGGATTGGTGGTTGGAATTTGAAAATAACGAAAGGACTTCGCAATTAGCCAAATTCATGCGGAAGCAACTGATCGGGTCTAAAGGCGTGCGACATAGAGAAAGTCGAGGTGGGCCATTTGTTGAATGGCATAAACATGCACTATTTGATTGGTACAAGGATAAGAAACTACAGGGAGTATGCAATCACGAAACTAGAGGCCATATCCGTGAGGATTTATGGAGGTATTTTTTCTGTGCGTGTTTTGCTAGAAAAGAGGGACGTGCTCCCCATTTACGGGATTTCCCCGAGGGGCTGTTACCCAAACATATGAATGTAGAAGAAGCTGTAAATGGTTCAAAATTTGGGGATCGATTTCGTGTTCAGCTAGAAGATGAACCCTCAACAACAGTAGTCTCTCATATATCAAAAGATGGGCATTATTATATTCACTACGACCCTAGGCAATACCGTAGTTTGACAGTGCGAGAAGCTGCTAGACTTCAAACGTTTCCAGACAACTATTTTTTTGAAGGGCCAAGAACCCAACAGTATCATCAAGTGGGAAACGCTGTCCCTCCGCTATTGGCTGCAAAGATAGCTGAAACAGTACGGGGTCTTCTGGAGGGGGAATGA
- a CDS encoding helix-turn-helix transcriptional regulator — protein MSEKDPCLVKLGQNIRMMREARHLSQEDLALSAELDRTYVGGVERGERNITILSALKLCKALDCDLVDLVDGISAIANK, from the coding sequence ATGAGCGAAAAAGACCCATGCCTTGTTAAACTAGGTCAAAATATAAGGATGATGCGTGAAGCTAGGCATCTATCACAAGAGGACCTAGCGCTTAGTGCTGAGCTGGATCGAACTTACGTCGGCGGAGTGGAGCGTGGCGAGAGAAACATCACCATCCTCTCAGCGCTGAAACTTTGCAAAGCGCTAGATTGTGATTTGGTCGACTTGGTCGATGGAATTTCCGCCATTGCTAACAAATAA
- the feoB gene encoding ferrous iron transport protein B: METIALVGNPNSGKTTLFNALTGANQKTGNYPGVTVTRVSGTLRTPHGHKFELLDLPGCYSLSPKAPDERITRDVLLGDLEGSELPTAVVCVVDASNLERHLYLVLQVVDLGLPVVVALNKVDLAEKSGLRINVELLSEELGLPVVPLQANKGKGVVDLKHALRRPFPRPSSRKWQADKHTESAVHELTRQLESQGTPNASAHAIHLLADTEYRMKQQPGIDDGVRMAGIEEAAKCIRAGASPDEQISRARTRWVQSICKVAARRHNQDGAVGGLTVSDKIDQVILHPLWGWVVFAALMFAVFWMIFSLSEYPMAWVEAGIGAVSESVSNIMPEGDLRDLVVDGVIAGVGSVVIFLPQILLLLFCIGMMETTGYMARAALLMDGLMSKVGLSGRAFLPLLSSYACAIPGIMATRSMDSAKQRLLTILIAPWMSCTARLPVYSLLIGMLLAGYGATVQALVLAGIYLLGTTSALLAAWMLAPRVKGDEQASHFLMELPCYSIPDMSYIGRHLVERTWSFLRKAGTVILGLCILLWALQTYPKPGQGTPAAEDAALALEQSYMGKMGHAIEPAVKPLGYDWRTGTALIAAFAAREVFNANLAISYSVEEDEDEDRFLEKLRAKLGNATWPDGRKVYTPLTTFSLLIFFVYALQCLPTTVVVRRETGSWKWALGQLVAMTGVAWLAAFAVYQVGSLFA, encoded by the coding sequence ATGGAAACTATCGCTCTTGTCGGGAATCCTAACAGCGGCAAGACGACTTTGTTCAACGCGCTAACGGGGGCGAACCAGAAAACGGGAAACTATCCGGGGGTAACGGTGACCCGCGTATCGGGTACCCTCCGGACCCCCCATGGACACAAGTTTGAGTTGTTAGACCTGCCCGGGTGTTACTCATTAAGCCCCAAGGCACCCGACGAGAGAATCACGCGTGATGTTTTGTTAGGTGATCTGGAGGGAAGTGAGTTGCCGACCGCCGTGGTGTGCGTGGTGGATGCATCCAACCTGGAGCGGCATCTGTATCTGGTGCTGCAGGTTGTCGATCTCGGTCTACCGGTCGTGGTGGCGCTCAATAAAGTCGATCTGGCTGAGAAAAGCGGCCTGCGCATCAATGTCGAATTACTCTCCGAAGAGCTGGGCCTGCCCGTCGTTCCCCTGCAGGCAAACAAAGGCAAGGGGGTGGTCGATTTAAAACATGCCCTCAGGCGACCCTTCCCCCGGCCGTCCTCGCGGAAGTGGCAGGCTGACAAACACACCGAGTCGGCTGTCCATGAGCTGACCCGTCAACTGGAGTCACAAGGGACGCCTAACGCATCGGCGCATGCGATTCATTTGCTTGCGGATACTGAATACCGGATGAAGCAACAGCCTGGTATTGACGACGGAGTCCGCATGGCGGGTATCGAAGAGGCGGCTAAATGCATCAGGGCAGGTGCCTCACCCGATGAACAAATATCACGGGCGCGGACGAGGTGGGTGCAGTCGATCTGCAAGGTGGCTGCCCGCAGGCACAATCAGGATGGTGCCGTCGGCGGTCTGACGGTCAGCGACAAAATTGACCAGGTCATACTCCATCCGTTATGGGGATGGGTGGTGTTTGCGGCGCTTATGTTTGCTGTTTTCTGGATGATATTCAGCTTGTCGGAGTATCCGATGGCGTGGGTGGAGGCCGGTATCGGTGCGGTCAGTGAGAGTGTCTCCAACATCATGCCTGAAGGAGACCTGCGGGATCTGGTGGTCGATGGGGTCATTGCCGGAGTGGGAAGTGTGGTGATTTTCCTGCCGCAGATACTGCTGTTGTTGTTTTGTATCGGCATGATGGAAACCACGGGTTACATGGCGCGTGCCGCCTTATTGATGGATGGCCTGATGAGCAAGGTGGGACTGAGTGGCAGGGCCTTCCTTCCTTTGCTGAGTTCCTATGCCTGCGCCATTCCAGGGATCATGGCAACACGGAGCATGGACAGTGCCAAACAGCGCCTGCTGACCATACTCATCGCGCCTTGGATGAGCTGTACGGCACGGCTTCCCGTCTACTCCTTGTTGATAGGTATGTTGCTGGCGGGTTATGGCGCAACGGTTCAAGCCCTTGTTCTCGCGGGGATATATCTATTGGGAACGACCAGTGCCTTGCTGGCGGCATGGATGCTGGCCCCCAGGGTGAAGGGGGATGAACAGGCGTCACACTTTCTGATGGAGCTGCCCTGCTACAGCATCCCGGACATGTCTTACATCGGCCGCCACCTGGTCGAACGGACCTGGTCGTTTTTACGGAAAGCCGGCACGGTTATTCTCGGGCTTTGTATCTTGTTATGGGCTTTGCAGACCTATCCCAAACCCGGGCAAGGCACACCGGCCGCCGAGGATGCGGCGCTTGCTCTGGAGCAAAGTTACATGGGGAAAATGGGACATGCGATCGAGCCGGCGGTCAAGCCCCTTGGCTACGATTGGCGCACCGGCACAGCCCTGATCGCCGCCTTCGCTGCACGTGAGGTTTTTAATGCCAATCTGGCCATTTCATACTCGGTGGAAGAGGACGAGGATGAGGATAGGTTCCTGGAAAAACTCAGAGCTAAACTCGGTAATGCCACCTGGCCGGACGGAAGGAAGGTCTACACCCCGCTGACCACGTTCAGTCTGTTGATTTTCTTTGTCTACGCCCTGCAATGCCTGCCGACAACGGTGGTGGTCCGCCGGGAGACCGGCTCCTGGAAGTGGGCGCTCGGACAGCTGGTCGCCATGACGGGCGTGGCGTGGCTGGCTGCCTTTGCCGTGTATCAGGTCGGCAGCTTGTTTGCCTGA
- a CDS encoding DUF1501 domain-containing protein, which produces MNDLFDLNGIINRRQFFRKNVTGLGAAALASLLPKELMAAGDHGALDAAATLPHFAPKAKRVIYMSMIGAPSQLDTFDYKPGLEKRFKEDLSGFLKKSGVRLTTMTSGQKGFPVAPSRFKFKQHGQSGAWISELLPYTARMADDICIIKSMHTDAINHEPANYLMYTGSMIRGKASIGSWLSYGLGSMNQDLPTFCVLHAYHTNPKSNVQAISAGLWGSGFLPGEHAGVSLRGKGDPVLYLKNSPGISREMRRMMLDGLNDLNRKSYERVGDPEIQTRIQQYEMAFRMQASVPELTDIDSESQHTFDLYGPEVKKRGSFANSCLMARRLVERGTRFVQIFHRGWDQHGALQRDLPEQCKDVDQGAYALIQDLKQRGMLDDTLVVWGGEFGRTVYCQGALSETNYGRDHHPKCFTIWMAGGGIKGGMVYGDTDEMSFNISTPDQAVHVRDLQATILHQLGIEHERLSFKYQGLDNRLTGVLPARVVKDILA; this is translated from the coding sequence ATGAACGACCTTTTTGACCTCAACGGTATTATCAACCGCCGACAGTTCTTCCGCAAAAACGTCACCGGACTGGGTGCCGCCGCGCTGGCGTCCCTGCTGCCCAAGGAGCTGATGGCTGCCGGCGACCACGGGGCGCTGGACGCCGCCGCAACGCTTCCCCACTTCGCGCCTAAAGCCAAACGTGTGATCTACATGTCGATGATCGGCGCCCCCAGCCAGCTGGATACCTTCGATTACAAACCGGGCCTGGAAAAACGCTTTAAGGAAGACCTGAGCGGGTTTCTGAAAAAGTCCGGTGTCCGCCTGACGACCATGACATCGGGCCAGAAAGGTTTCCCCGTGGCGCCCTCCCGGTTTAAGTTCAAGCAGCACGGCCAGTCCGGCGCCTGGATCAGTGAGTTGTTACCCTACACCGCCAGGATGGCCGATGATATCTGTATCATCAAATCGATGCACACCGATGCCATCAACCATGAGCCTGCCAACTATCTCATGTACACCGGCTCCATGATCCGTGGTAAGGCATCCATCGGCTCATGGCTTTCCTATGGCCTTGGTAGCATGAACCAGGACCTGCCGACGTTCTGCGTCCTCCACGCCTACCACACCAACCCCAAGTCCAACGTGCAGGCCATTTCCGCAGGCCTCTGGGGAAGCGGGTTCCTTCCCGGTGAACACGCCGGTGTTTCCCTCCGTGGAAAAGGCGACCCCGTGCTCTACTTGAAAAACTCTCCCGGGATTTCACGCGAAATGAGACGCATGATGCTGGATGGACTCAACGACTTGAACAGGAAATCCTACGAGCGGGTCGGCGATCCCGAAATCCAGACCCGCATCCAGCAGTACGAGATGGCATTCAGAATGCAGGCCAGCGTGCCGGAACTCACCGATATCGATAGCGAGTCGCAGCACACCTTTGACCTCTACGGCCCCGAGGTAAAGAAACGCGGCTCTTTCGCCAACTCATGCCTGATGGCACGCCGTCTCGTTGAGCGGGGCACGCGCTTCGTCCAGATCTTCCACCGCGGCTGGGACCAGCACGGCGCTCTTCAGCGCGACCTGCCCGAGCAGTGCAAGGACGTCGACCAGGGGGCTTACGCCCTGATTCAGGACCTGAAACAACGCGGTATGTTAGACGACACCCTCGTCGTATGGGGCGGTGAATTTGGCCGGACCGTCTACTGCCAGGGCGCGCTGTCAGAAACGAATTATGGACGCGACCACCACCCTAAATGTTTCACCATCTGGATGGCTGGCGGCGGTATCAAGGGCGGCATGGTTTACGGTGACACCGATGAGATGTCATTCAATATCTCCACTCCGGACCAGGCCGTGCATGTGCGCGACCTGCAGGCCACGATCCTACACCAACTCGGCATCGAGCACGAGCGGTTGTCGTTTAAATACCAAGGCCTGGACAATCGACTGACTGGCGTCCTGCCGGCCAGGGTGGTGAAGGACATCCTCGCCTGA
- a CDS encoding helix-hairpin-helix domain-containing protein: MKRACWVDCVSGARVFAVVAWVLLSGVAHTAGLKKIENCTLVPAPWADGDSFQIQIPAKAGDGKNPGHKAREINVRLYGADCIESKIHDATDGRRVRAQRRYFGITEVGGSPQASIALALKYGNIAAKEIPDLLAQPFTVQTAFADGRGDPNFKRYYAFVVTADGKDLASLLVSKGLARAFGVYRETFDGRTAKEYKAQLADLELQAAKKGAGVWEHTDWENLPGQRQAQRDDDRENEIGIDKKQKVPANKIHINKASRDELMSLPGIGEAMANRIIEKRPYRKAEDLLKVTGIGKKTLEKLRPFLVFPAG; this comes from the coding sequence ATGAAAAGGGCTTGTTGGGTTGATTGCGTGTCCGGGGCTCGTGTGTTTGCCGTGGTGGCCTGGGTGTTGCTTTCCGGCGTGGCCCATACAGCGGGCCTCAAAAAAATTGAGAACTGCACGCTTGTTCCCGCCCCGTGGGCGGATGGCGATAGTTTCCAAATTCAGATTCCGGCGAAGGCGGGGGATGGGAAAAATCCCGGGCACAAGGCGCGGGAAATCAACGTCCGGCTTTATGGGGCGGACTGTATTGAGTCGAAGATCCACGATGCCACGGACGGCAGGCGGGTGCGTGCACAGCGGCGGTATTTCGGCATCACGGAGGTGGGCGGCAGTCCGCAGGCGTCGATTGCCCTTGCGCTGAAGTATGGGAACATCGCCGCGAAAGAGATTCCGGATTTGCTGGCGCAGCCGTTCACGGTCCAGACGGCGTTTGCTGACGGCCGGGGGGATCCCAATTTCAAGCGGTATTATGCCTTTGTGGTTACTGCCGACGGTAAGGATCTGGCGTCCCTGCTGGTGTCGAAGGGGCTTGCCAGGGCCTTTGGCGTGTATCGCGAGACCTTTGATGGCCGGACCGCCAAGGAGTACAAGGCGCAGCTCGCCGACCTGGAACTGCAGGCGGCGAAGAAGGGTGCCGGCGTGTGGGAGCATACCGATTGGGAAAACCTCCCCGGGCAGCGTCAAGCGCAACGCGATGACGACCGGGAGAACGAGATCGGTATCGATAAAAAACAAAAGGTGCCCGCGAACAAAATCCACATCAACAAGGCCTCGCGGGACGAGCTGATGAGTTTACCTGGCATCGGCGAAGCCATGGCGAACCGCATCATCGAAAAAAGACCCTACCGGAAGGCAGAGGACCTGCTCAAGGTGACCGGCATTGGCAAAAAGACGTTGGAGAAGCTCAGGCCGTTTCTAGTTTTCCCCGCAGGGTAG